A genomic window from Osmerus eperlanus chromosome 5, fOsmEpe2.1, whole genome shotgun sequence includes:
- the fezf1 gene encoding fez family zinc finger protein 1 codes for MYAGFEKGAALKVMDSTLYHSAGVFGSPSASENLTAGGNMITTTKPLAFSIERIMARTPEPKSIPIPNLFHHAPVVKADPKQTLNMSPSSLHCMIPFVPLTYEPGHKLNINGLDTNHFDASTYNSNELMGIGLNYKNDHQDVSPSVGQYKLFRPRVVNQSSFHTMGAVCYLNCGESACPPPTSIVNIHPMASYFLNSPLQHARQKAFLAEKNKVVNCVERYPSGLAFKDLSHTQLHHYMKESAQILSDKLFKGSSKLSSTSPNGKPKVFTCEVCGKVFNAHYNLTRHMPVHTGARPFICKVCGKGFRQASTLCRHKIIHTQEKPHKCNQCGKAFNRSSTLNTHTRIHAGYKPFVCEFCGKGFHQKGNYKNHKLTHSGEKQFKCNICNKAFHQVYNLTFHMHTHNDKKPFTCPTCGKGFCRNFDLKKHIRKLHDPSGSQSPVSLSSRESH; via the exons ATGTACGCTGGCTTTGAAAAAGGAGCTGCTTTGAAAGTCATGGATAGTACACTCTATCACTCAGCGGGAGTATTCGGCTCCCCCTCAGCTTCTGAAAACCTGACTGCTGGCGGCAACATGATCACCACCACCAAGCCTCTCGCTTTTTCGATCGAACGGATTATGGCCAGGACGCCTGAACCAAAGTCGATACCTATACCCAACTTGTTTCACCATGCTCCCGTGGTTAAAGCGGACCCAAAGCAGACGCTAAACATGAGCCCATCGTCACTACATTGCATGATACCCTTTGTGCCACTGACATACGAGCCGGGTCACAAACTCAACATAAACGGATTAGACACAAATCATTTTGACGCTTCCACATATAACTCAAATGAGTTGATGGGCATTGGATTGAATTATAAAAATGATCATCAAGACGTGAGCCCGTCAGTTGGACAATACAAACTCTTTCGACCTCGGGTGGTAAACCAGTCCTCCTTTCACACCATGGGGGCTGTCTGCTACCTGAATTGCGGCGAGAGTGCGTGCCCACCACCGACCAGCATCGTAAACATACACCCCATGGCCTCCTACTTTCTCAACTCTCCGCTTCAGCACGCGCGCCAGAAAGCGTTTCTTGCAGAGAAAAATAAAGTGGTTAACTGCGTGGAGAGATACCCCAGCGGACTTGCTTTCAAAGACCTTTCTCACACTCAACTCCACCATTACATGAAAGAGAGTGCCCAGATTCTGTCTGATAAACTCTTTAAAGGCTCCTCCAAATTGAGCAGTACTTCTCCAAATGGGAAACCTAAAGTATTTACCTGCGAAGTTTGCGGAAAG GTTTTCAATGCCCACTACAATTTAACGCGCCATATGCCTGTGCACACCGGCGCGAGACCATTCATCTGCAAAGTGTGCGGTAAAGGATTTCGCCAGGCCAGCACCCTTTGTCGTCATAAAATCATTCATACTCAG GAAAAACCTCACAAGTGCAATCAGTGTGGAAAAGCATTTAATAGAAGTTCAACTCTCAATACGCACACGAGAATTCATGCCGGTTACAAACCCTTCGTGTGCGAGTTCTGTGGCAAAGGATTTCATCAAAAGG GTAACTACAAGAACCACAAACTGACACACAGCGGCGAGAAACAGTTTAAGTGCAACATATGCAACAAGGCCTTCCACCAAGTATACAACCTGACGttccacatgcacacgcacaatgACAAGAAGCCCTTCACGTGCCCGACTTGCGGCAAAGGATTCTGCCGGAACTTTGACTTGAAGAAGCACATCCGAAAGCTGCATGATCCTTCGGGATCACAGTCCCCAGTGAGTCTTAGCTCAAGAGAATCTCACTAG